In the genome of Solidesulfovibrio sp., one region contains:
- a CDS encoding aldehyde ferredoxin oxidoreductase N-terminal domain-containing protein: protein MEENENTLVCGWNRCLLRVDLSENTIQKIPLPEELLEKYLGGMGLADKIVWDYMLEKDIRAGFDPLSPDNILVIAMGPLTGLSTQGGRGIYQYISPVTGHLGGGSGGGFVHAMLKQAGYDALVITGKADHPVYLWIDDDSVDIKDASEMWGLGAHQTVSTLKKQHGEVCSVVIGPAGENLVRHATAMIDGFKSAGGKCGTGAVLGSKNLKAIIVRGKKGVNVADPKAFLENDVDFRNAIKENSAWPRFALWLAYFHTTPFKPRIAEHIYDYAVRLEACWNCHMACCGYHEQSRGKYRTRGTGPEIANQESFSALGVNDLEALNYYSDLFNDYGIDWKEGPGDIGIVMQLYKDGVLSAKDTDGLELDSGDGKIIEEMIHRMAKRERIGNLVAEGKMNIARLFPEARKYDNTVRGTTGYGKDDPRTDRRNIGPAVMCHFTPYRGACLETWGWQSIGLADFSWEFPGKEGLRTGRGYAREEADEIVKEVVGADDHAMFSKGEPKGWCKLNVRIGNWVVANESLILCRRIACIVDNNITRAGISARMLSTATGKEFTMESIERIGERIFNLQRMIDARLGITRKQDKFPEYFYQSLGDGVGGLTEEDEKIIRDEMDYYYFLRGWDLETGQPTKEKAEELGLAIEWTALQKDGPYQDWEGPPLADVSRGQRAAP, encoded by the coding sequence ATGGAAGAGAATGAAAACACCCTGGTCTGTGGCTGGAACCGCTGTCTTCTGCGAGTCGATTTGTCCGAAAACACGATACAAAAGATACCGTTGCCCGAGGAATTGCTCGAGAAATATCTTGGGGGGATGGGGCTCGCCGACAAGATTGTCTGGGATTATATGCTCGAGAAGGATATCCGGGCGGGATTCGACCCCTTGAGTCCGGACAATATCCTCGTCATCGCCATGGGCCCGTTGACCGGGCTCTCCACGCAGGGCGGAAGAGGGATATACCAATACATCAGCCCGGTGACCGGACATCTTGGCGGCGGTTCGGGCGGCGGCTTCGTCCATGCGATGCTCAAGCAGGCGGGGTATGACGCCTTGGTCATTACGGGGAAAGCCGATCATCCCGTGTATCTCTGGATCGATGACGATTCCGTGGACATCAAGGATGCATCGGAAATGTGGGGACTGGGTGCGCACCAAACGGTGTCGACGCTGAAAAAACAGCATGGTGAAGTCTGCAGCGTTGTCATAGGTCCAGCCGGGGAAAACCTGGTCCGCCATGCAACCGCCATGATCGATGGCTTCAAGTCCGCTGGCGGCAAATGTGGTACGGGAGCCGTGCTTGGGTCGAAAAATCTGAAGGCGATCATCGTCAGAGGCAAAAAGGGCGTCAATGTTGCCGACCCGAAAGCATTTCTGGAGAACGATGTGGATTTTCGCAATGCCATTAAAGAAAATAGCGCTTGGCCTCGCTTTGCACTCTGGCTCGCCTATTTTCACACGACACCCTTCAAGCCAAGAATAGCCGAGCACATTTATGATTACGCTGTCAGACTCGAAGCCTGCTGGAACTGTCATATGGCTTGTTGTGGATATCATGAACAGAGCAGGGGAAAATACCGGACACGTGGAACGGGGCCGGAGATCGCAAACCAGGAGAGTTTTTCCGCTCTGGGCGTCAACGATCTTGAAGCGTTGAATTATTATTCCGACTTGTTCAACGACTATGGAATAGATTGGAAAGAGGGTCCCGGTGATATTGGCATCGTCATGCAATTATACAAGGACGGCGTCCTTTCCGCAAAGGATACCGACGGCCTCGAACTCGATTCCGGTGATGGCAAGATCATTGAGGAGATGATCCACCGGATGGCGAAACGGGAGCGTATCGGCAACCTTGTCGCCGAAGGGAAAATGAACATTGCCAGGCTTTTTCCCGAAGCCCGGAAGTACGACAACACGGTGCGGGGGACGACCGGATACGGTAAGGACGATCCGCGAACGGACAGGAGGAATATCGGACCGGCTGTCATGTGCCACTTTACGCCCTATCGGGGCGCTTGCCTGGAGACCTGGGGGTGGCAGTCGATCGGTCTTGCCGATTTCAGTTGGGAATTCCCAGGGAAGGAAGGACTTCGTACGGGCCGAGGGTATGCAAGGGAGGAGGCGGACGAAATAGTCAAGGAGGTTGTCGGAGCTGACGACCATGCAATGTTCAGCAAGGGTGAGCCCAAAGGGTGGTGCAAGCTCAACGTCAGGATAGGCAATTGGGTTGTCGCCAACGAAAGCCTCATCTTGTGCAGACGGATAGCCTGCATCGTTGACAACAACATTACGCGGGCCGGCATTTCCGCGCGCATGTTGTCCACGGCGACGGGAAAAGAATTTACGATGGAGTCGATCGAAAGAATTGGGGAAAGAATATTCAATCTGCAAAGAATGATCGATGCCAGGCTGGGAATAACTCGAAAGCAGGACAAATTTCCCGAATATTTCTACCAGTCGCTCGGCGATGGCGTGGGAGGCCTGACTGAAGAAGATGAAAAGATAATTCGTGATGAAATGGACTATTATTATTTCTTGAGAGGCTGGGACCTGGAAACCGGGCAGCCGACAAAGGAGAAGGCCGAAGAATTGGGCTTGGCTATCGAGTGGACGGCCTTGCAAAAGGACGGCCCCTACCAGGACTGGGAGGGGCCGCCCTTGGCAGACGTGTCCCGTGGGCAACGGGCTGCCCCG